The Papio anubis isolate 15944 chromosome 1, Panubis1.0, whole genome shotgun sequence genome window below encodes:
- the LOC101023914 gene encoding LOW QUALITY PROTEIN: olfactory receptor 10T2 (The sequence of the model RefSeq protein was modified relative to this genomic sequence to represent the inferred CDS: inserted 1 base in 1 codon), giving the protein MQGFDKTTVVTQFILVGFSSLGELQLLLSVIFLLLNLTILVANVTIMAVIRFSWTPHTPMYDFLLILSFSESCYTFVIIPQLLVHLLLDTKTITFMACANQLFFFLAFACTNCFLIAVMGCDCYVAICHPLRYMLIMNRRLGLELXSLSGATGFFFALVATNLICDMPFCGPNRVNHYFCDMAPVIKLACTDTHVKELDLFSLSILVIMVPFLLILISYGFTVNTILKIPSAEGKKKAFATCASHLTVVFVHYGCASIIYLRPKSKSASDKDQLVAVTYTVVTPLLSPLVYSLRNKEVKTALKRVLGMPVATKMS; this is encoded by the exons ATGCAAGGTTTCGACAAAACCACTGTGGTTACACAGTTCATCCTGGTGGGtttctccagcctgggggagctCCAGCTGCTGCTTTCTGTCATATTTCTTCTCCTAAACTTGACAATCTTGGTGGCCAATGTGACCATCATGGCCGTTATTCGCTTCAGCTGGACTCCCCACACTCCCATGTATGACTTTCTActcatcctttcattttctgagTCCTGCTACACTTTTGTCATCATCCCTCAGCTGCTGGTCCACCTGCTCTTAGACACCAAGACCATCACCTTCATGGCCTGTGCCAACCAGctcttcttctttcttgcctttgcTTGCACCAACTGCTTCCTCATTGCTGTGATGGGATGTGATTGCTATGTAGCCATTTGTCACCCTCTGAGGTACATGCTTATCATGAACAGAAGGCTGGGGTTGGAGT ATTCTCTTTCAGGAGCCACaggtttcttttttgctttggtGGCCACCAACCTCATTTGTGACATGCCTTTTTGTGGCCCCAACAGGGTTAACCACTATTTCTGTGACATGGCACCTGTTATCAAGTTAGCCTGCACTGACACCCATGTGAAAGAGCTGGATTTATTTAGCCTCAGCATCCTGGTAATTATGGTGCCTTTTCTGTTAATTCTCATATCCTATGGCTTCACAGTTAACACCATCCTGAAGATCCCTTCAGCTGAGGGCAAGAAGAAGGCCTTTGCCACCTGTGCCTCACACCTCACTGTGGTCTTTGTCCACTATGGCTGTGCCTCTATCATCTATCTGCGGCCCAAGTCCAAGTCTGCCTCAGACAAGGATCAGTTGGTGGCAGTGACCTACACAGTGGTTACTCCCTTACTTAGTCCTCTTGTCTACAGTCTGAGGAACAAGGAGGTAAAAACTGCATTGAAAAGAGTTCTTGGAATGCCTGTGGCAACCAAGATGagctaa